In Amycolatopsis sp. EV170708-02-1, the following are encoded in one genomic region:
- a CDS encoding GntR family transcriptional regulator, producing MSQPVSPLPDRGPTGRRAKGTLNPATAKRVERPAPLRQVVYEALAELIINRTLEPGQHLVEADLAEYLGVSRQPVREALQRLQSEGWVDLRPAQGAFVHMPTDEEADQLLSVRTVLEAHSARLAADRAGGEDVERLWELQKTGLEALAADDTEGLVAANAALHAFITELSGNAVLAEMIGMVDRRVRWYYTPIARPRSHDAWQEHEDLIKAIATGDPVAAERIMNQHTERTRQAFHERPKDD from the coding sequence GTGAGCCAGCCCGTTTCACCCCTGCCCGACCGCGGCCCCACCGGCCGCCGCGCCAAGGGCACGCTCAACCCGGCGACGGCCAAACGCGTCGAGCGGCCCGCTCCCCTGCGCCAGGTCGTCTACGAAGCGCTCGCGGAGCTGATCATCAACCGGACCCTCGAACCCGGCCAGCACCTGGTCGAGGCGGACCTCGCCGAGTACCTGGGCGTCAGCCGCCAGCCGGTCCGCGAAGCGTTGCAGCGCCTGCAGAGCGAGGGCTGGGTCGACCTCCGCCCCGCGCAGGGCGCCTTCGTGCACATGCCCACCGACGAAGAAGCCGATCAACTGCTCAGCGTGCGCACCGTGCTGGAGGCGCACTCCGCCCGTCTCGCCGCCGACAGGGCCGGCGGCGAAGACGTCGAACGCCTGTGGGAACTGCAGAAGACCGGGCTGGAGGCGTTGGCCGCCGACGACACCGAAGGCCTCGTCGCGGCCAACGCCGCACTCCACGCGTTCATCACCGAGCTGTCCGGCAACGCCGTCCTCGCCGAGATGATCGGCATGGTCGACCGCCGGGTCCGCTGGTACTACACCCCGATCGCCCGTCCGCGCAGCCACGACGCCTGGCAGGAGCACGAGGACCTGATCAAGGCCATCGCCACCGGTGACCCCGTCGCCGCCGAACGGATCATGAACCAGCACACCGAGCGCACCAGGCAGGCCTTCCACGAACGCCCGAAGGACGACTGA
- a CDS encoding NAD(P)H-dependent oxidoreductase subunit E, whose translation MDLRFLNAEPTDAERHAVDALGAGSRDQLLPALHAVNDRVGWISQGALNHICRRLNVPPAEAYGVASFYALFSLKERPPRVIHVCTDLACRVNGAEAVTDTFDAAGIAWHRSPCLGVCERAPAALAFEAGDPAELRLLAPATPGELTREPSGWTEAPASVPQQGEPGLRLLRRVGVVGPGSLDAYRAAGGYAALRNALLLGPAGVIREVTDSGLMGRGGAAFPTGRKWDAAARQPERTRYLVCNADESEPGTFKDRVLIEGDPFALVEAMTIAAFAIGAQKGYVYLRGEYPRALRMLSDAIDTARERGFLGENILGRQGFSFDIEIRRGAGAYICGEETAIFNSIDGFRGEPRSKPPFPVEKGLFGKPTVVNNVETLVNIPLILTEGCEAYRRIGTERSTGPKLFCLSGNVRRPGVYEVPFGTTLAELLELAGGVPEGRELRAVLLGGAAGGFVRPDETTLPLTMEDARAAGTTLGSGVVLALDDQADLGGFLLRIAAFFRDESCGQCVPCRIGTVRQEEALHRIVGGRRLGTGGDDLALLREVGQVMRDSSICGLGQTAWNAIESAIDRLGALEERS comes from the coding sequence ATGGACCTGCGTTTCCTGAACGCCGAACCGACGGACGCCGAACGGCACGCCGTCGACGCGCTCGGAGCCGGAAGCCGCGATCAGCTGCTTCCCGCGTTGCACGCCGTGAACGACCGGGTCGGTTGGATCAGTCAGGGAGCGTTGAACCACATCTGCCGCCGGCTGAACGTCCCGCCGGCGGAAGCCTATGGTGTCGCGAGTTTCTACGCGTTGTTCTCGCTCAAGGAACGGCCGCCGCGCGTGATCCACGTCTGCACGGACCTGGCATGCCGGGTCAACGGCGCGGAGGCGGTGACCGACACCTTCGACGCCGCGGGAATCGCCTGGCATCGCAGCCCGTGCCTGGGCGTCTGCGAACGCGCTCCGGCGGCGCTGGCCTTCGAGGCAGGCGATCCGGCCGAGCTGAGATTGCTCGCTCCGGCCACCCCGGGTGAGCTCACCCGCGAACCCTCCGGCTGGACGGAAGCCCCGGCTTCCGTTCCGCAGCAAGGGGAACCAGGGCTGCGCCTGCTGCGCCGGGTCGGGGTCGTCGGGCCCGGGAGCCTGGACGCCTATCGTGCGGCAGGTGGCTACGCGGCGTTGAGGAACGCGTTGCTGCTCGGACCGGCCGGGGTCATCCGCGAGGTGACCGATTCGGGGCTGATGGGCCGGGGCGGGGCGGCGTTCCCGACGGGCCGGAAGTGGGACGCCGCCGCCCGGCAGCCCGAACGGACCCGGTACCTGGTGTGCAACGCCGACGAGAGTGAACCGGGCACGTTCAAGGACCGCGTGCTGATCGAGGGCGATCCGTTCGCGCTCGTCGAAGCGATGACGATCGCCGCGTTCGCCATCGGGGCGCAAAAAGGATACGTCTACCTACGCGGCGAGTACCCGCGCGCGCTGAGGATGCTGAGCGACGCCATCGACACGGCTCGCGAAAGAGGATTCCTGGGCGAGAACATCCTGGGACGGCAAGGGTTCTCGTTCGACATCGAGATCAGGCGCGGTGCGGGCGCCTACATCTGCGGCGAGGAGACGGCGATCTTCAACTCGATCGATGGCTTTCGCGGCGAGCCGAGATCGAAGCCGCCGTTCCCGGTCGAGAAGGGGCTGTTCGGCAAGCCCACAGTGGTGAACAACGTCGAGACCCTGGTCAACATCCCGCTGATCCTCACCGAAGGCTGCGAGGCGTATCGCCGCATCGGGACCGAACGTTCGACCGGGCCGAAGCTGTTCTGCCTGTCCGGCAACGTCCGGCGCCCCGGCGTGTACGAAGTGCCGTTCGGGACGACGCTGGCGGAGCTGCTCGAACTGGCCGGGGGAGTGCCGGAGGGCCGTGAACTGCGGGCCGTCCTGCTTGGCGGCGCGGCGGGTGGTTTCGTGCGCCCGGACGAAACCACCCTGCCGCTGACCATGGAGGACGCGCGCGCCGCGGGAACCACGCTGGGTTCCGGGGTCGTGCTCGCGCTCGACGACCAGGCCGACCTCGGCGGGTTCCTGTTGCGGATCGCGGCGTTCTTCCGGGACGAGTCGTGTGGGCAATGCGTGCCGTGCCGGATCGGCACCGTGCGGCAGGAGGAGGCGCTGCACCGGATCGTCGGCGGCCGCAGGCTCGGTACCGGCGGCGACGACCTCGCGCTGCTGCGCGAAGTCGGCCAGGTGATGCGGGATTCGTCCATCTGCGGACTGGGCCAGACCGCCTGGAACGCCATCGAGTCGGCGATCGACCGGCTCGGCGCACTGGAGGAGCGATCGTGA
- a CDS encoding 2-hydroxy-3-oxopropionate reductase, giving the protein MTKLGFIGLGIMGGPMAGHLVAAGHEVSGFDTNADALARLEAAGGRAANGVTDAVADAEVVITMLPNHPQVEAVVLAAGGVLESAKPGTLLIDMSTIRPETSIEVAERAGEREIRVLDAPVSGGQAGAEQASLSIMVGGEADDFAAGLPILESVGKTIVHVGPHGAGQVVKAANQLVVGGTYGLIAEAIVLLEASGVDAGVGLDVLAGGLAGSRILELKRKSMVAREFAPGFRIDLHHKDMGIALAAARQADVALPLTGLVAQLVAAGRAMGHGSLDHSALLKVVESLSGAENKE; this is encoded by the coding sequence ATGACCAAGCTGGGATTCATCGGCCTGGGGATCATGGGCGGGCCGATGGCGGGACATCTCGTCGCCGCCGGCCACGAGGTGAGCGGATTCGACACGAACGCGGACGCGCTCGCCAGGCTGGAAGCCGCGGGCGGCCGCGCCGCGAACGGGGTGACCGACGCCGTGGCGGACGCGGAAGTCGTCATCACCATGCTGCCGAACCATCCGCAGGTCGAGGCGGTCGTGCTGGCGGCGGGCGGAGTGCTGGAATCGGCGAAGCCCGGCACGCTGCTGATCGACATGAGCACCATCAGGCCGGAGACCTCCATCGAGGTGGCCGAGCGGGCCGGTGAACGCGAGATCCGGGTGCTCGACGCGCCCGTTTCCGGCGGCCAGGCCGGGGCCGAGCAGGCCTCACTGTCCATTATGGTCGGTGGTGAGGCCGACGACTTCGCCGCCGGGCTCCCGATCCTGGAGTCGGTCGGCAAGACGATCGTCCATGTCGGGCCGCACGGCGCCGGCCAGGTCGTCAAGGCCGCGAACCAGCTGGTCGTCGGCGGCACGTACGGGCTGATCGCCGAAGCCATCGTGCTGCTGGAAGCCTCGGGCGTGGACGCCGGCGTCGGACTGGACGTCCTCGCGGGCGGCCTCGCGGGCAGCCGGATCCTCGAACTGAAGCGGAAGTCCATGGTGGCGAGGGAATTCGCGCCGGGTTTCCGGATCGACCTGCACCACAAGGACATGGGCATCGCGCTCGCCGCCGCCAGGCAGGCCGACGTCGCGCTGCCGCTCACCGGGCTGGTCGCCCAGCTCGTCGCCGCCGGACGGGCGATGGGCCACGGCTCGCTCGATCACTCCGCCCTGCTGAAGGTCGTCGAATCGCTGTCCGGCGCGGAAAACAAGGAGTGA
- a CDS encoding OFA family MFS transporter produces the protein MTSSTAAQPPGAYKEVIDSNGRIYRVGETDRDIMGRPRWTMVILPWVAMMAISSSEYAFTSAEETLSAAHGWHGATIFWLLGVWVFFQAIVAFPAGKMRENGTLPAKAAMLLGAVGTLLAYLSLAYAPSEIWAYLGFGFFGGGGAGLVYATCVNMVGKWYPERRGGKTGFVNGGFAYGSVPFIFLFTSYMDLSNFSGVLLVVGIFLAAVVGVSGFYFQDPPKNWWPAHVDPLKVSDDPRVRRSLQKNPPAVKQYTPKEALRTGMLPLMWFCLLCTAGVNIFGIAMQVPFGNEMGFAGGIVALAMSLKAIINGTGRGVIGWISDRYGRRQTLFMVCVVLGLAQVAVYLSGSIGSMPLFLLASMISGFGGGAIFPLFAAMTADFYGENNNASNYGLVYSSKLISGLVGSGVGAMVVVAWGYGGAFFLAGGTSLLAAALSLLLRQPGRSRSRTPKREQELNPA, from the coding sequence ATGACGTCATCGACCGCGGCTCAACCACCCGGAGCGTACAAGGAAGTAATCGATTCGAACGGCCGGATCTATCGCGTCGGCGAAACCGATCGCGACATCATGGGCCGTCCACGATGGACGATGGTGATCCTGCCCTGGGTCGCCATGATGGCCATCAGTTCGTCGGAATACGCGTTCACGTCGGCGGAGGAGACGCTGTCGGCCGCACACGGCTGGCACGGCGCCACCATCTTCTGGCTGCTCGGGGTCTGGGTGTTCTTCCAGGCGATCGTCGCCTTCCCGGCGGGGAAGATGCGGGAGAACGGGACCTTGCCCGCCAAAGCGGCGATGCTGCTGGGTGCGGTGGGCACCCTGCTGGCGTACCTTTCGCTCGCGTACGCGCCCAGCGAGATCTGGGCGTACCTGGGCTTCGGGTTCTTCGGCGGCGGAGGGGCAGGGCTGGTGTACGCGACCTGCGTCAACATGGTGGGGAAGTGGTACCCGGAGCGCAGGGGTGGGAAGACCGGCTTCGTCAACGGCGGTTTCGCCTACGGTTCGGTGCCTTTCATCTTCCTCTTCACCTCTTATATGGACCTTTCCAACTTCTCGGGCGTCCTGCTCGTGGTCGGCATCTTCCTGGCGGCGGTGGTCGGGGTGAGCGGTTTCTACTTCCAGGACCCGCCGAAGAACTGGTGGCCGGCGCACGTCGACCCGTTGAAGGTGTCCGACGATCCCCGGGTCCGCCGTTCCCTGCAGAAGAATCCGCCGGCGGTGAAGCAGTACACGCCGAAGGAGGCGCTCAGGACCGGCATGCTGCCGCTGATGTGGTTCTGCCTGTTGTGCACGGCCGGGGTGAACATCTTCGGTATCGCGATGCAGGTCCCGTTCGGCAACGAGATGGGTTTCGCGGGCGGGATCGTCGCGCTCGCGATGAGCCTGAAGGCGATCATCAACGGCACCGGCCGCGGGGTGATCGGCTGGATCTCCGACCGCTACGGGCGGCGCCAGACCCTGTTCATGGTCTGCGTGGTGCTCGGCCTCGCGCAGGTGGCGGTGTACCTGTCCGGCTCGATCGGCAGCATGCCGCTGTTCCTGCTGGCCTCGATGATCTCCGGTTTCGGCGGCGGCGCGATCTTCCCGCTGTTCGCGGCGATGACGGCGGACTTCTACGGCGAGAACAACAACGCCAGCAACTACGGCCTGGTCTACAGCTCGAAGCTGATCTCGGGCCTGGTCGGCTCCGGTGTCGGCGCGATGGTCGTGGTGGCGTGGGGTTACGGCGGCGCGTTCTTCCTCGCGGGCGGGACGAGCCTGCTGGCGGCCGCGCTCAGCCTGCTGCTCCGGCAGCCTGGGCGCTCGCGTTCGCGGACGCCGAAGCGTGAGCAGGAGCTGAACCCGGCCTAA
- a CDS encoding hydroxypyruvate isomerase family protein: MADLAGSRHALPYVLNLSLVFTELPLLDRAEAARAAGFTAVEYWWPFETPVPEAAEVDAFVASVERAGVAVTGLNFFPGDMAGGDRGLVTWPGREDEFARGIASAIDLGERLGCRRFNALYGNRVDGADPAAQDKLGLSNLALASDAAARIGAEIVLEPLSGAEKYPLKTADDVLKVLDELGRDNVKLLADLYHLAVNGDDLDTVTTVHTGRIGHVQIADAPGRHQPGTGTLDIEGYLEKLQTAGYRGQVGVEYKPDGPSADSLSWLPFERRGLA, translated from the coding sequence ATGGCTGATCTTGCCGGTTCGCGTCACGCACTGCCCTACGTGCTGAACCTGTCGCTGGTCTTCACCGAGTTGCCGCTGCTCGACCGGGCGGAGGCGGCGCGCGCGGCGGGCTTCACCGCGGTCGAGTACTGGTGGCCGTTCGAGACGCCGGTGCCGGAGGCCGCCGAGGTCGACGCGTTCGTGGCGTCGGTCGAGCGGGCGGGTGTCGCGGTGACCGGGCTGAACTTCTTCCCCGGCGACATGGCGGGTGGTGATCGTGGCCTGGTCACCTGGCCCGGTCGCGAGGACGAGTTCGCCCGCGGTATCGCTTCCGCGATCGATCTCGGCGAGCGGCTCGGCTGCCGCCGGTTCAACGCGCTCTACGGCAACCGGGTCGACGGCGCGGATCCGGCCGCGCAGGACAAGCTCGGCTTGTCGAACCTGGCGCTCGCGTCGGACGCGGCCGCGCGGATCGGCGCGGAGATCGTCCTCGAGCCTTTGTCAGGGGCGGAGAAGTACCCGCTCAAGACCGCGGACGACGTACTGAAGGTGCTCGACGAACTCGGGCGGGACAACGTGAAGCTGCTGGCCGACCTGTACCACCTGGCGGTCAACGGTGACGACCTCGACACGGTCACGACCGTCCACACCGGACGGATCGGCCATGTGCAGATCGCCGATGCCCCAGGGCGCCACCAGCCGGGGACCGGAACGCTGGACATCGAGGGATACCTGGAAAAGCTGCAGACGGCGGGCTACCGCGGGCAGGTCGGCGTGGAGTACAAACCCGACGGGCCGAGCGCGGATTCGCTGTCGTGGCTGCCTTTCGAACGAAGGGGACTGGCATGA
- a CDS encoding 2Fe-2S iron-sulfur cluster-binding protein has translation MSIVGLGLPSRLVEFTVDGEAVRVPEGSTILDACAAAGKDIPTLCHGDTLEPANACRVCMVEVEGSRTLVPSCSRKAEPGMVVRTETDRTRLSRKVVLELLGSATDLSTTPGVAGWMAECGAEPERFGPPAPPSDDRDDRRPGEHEIPDGLTAATVRQPVKVDNELYVRDYGKCIQCYKCVDACGEQWQNTFAITMAGRGFDARISTEFANPLPDSACVYCGNCVEVCPTGALSFKREHDKREDGTWDESRQTATTTICTFCGVGCSLTLHVQDNEIVKVTSPHESSVTHGNLCIKGRFGWQHVQNR, from the coding sequence GTGAGCATTGTCGGATTGGGACTCCCGAGCCGGCTCGTCGAGTTCACTGTGGACGGTGAGGCCGTCAGGGTTCCCGAAGGATCCACGATCCTGGACGCCTGTGCCGCGGCGGGCAAGGACATCCCGACGCTCTGCCACGGAGACACCCTCGAGCCGGCGAACGCCTGTCGCGTCTGCATGGTGGAGGTCGAAGGTTCACGCACGCTCGTGCCGTCCTGCTCCCGCAAGGCGGAACCGGGCATGGTGGTGCGGACCGAGACCGACCGGACGAGGCTCAGCCGCAAGGTGGTGCTCGAACTCCTCGGATCGGCGACGGATCTGTCCACCACACCCGGCGTCGCGGGCTGGATGGCCGAATGCGGAGCGGAACCCGAGCGGTTCGGCCCGCCCGCGCCCCCTTCGGACGATCGCGACGACCGCCGCCCCGGCGAACACGAGATCCCGGACGGGCTGACGGCGGCGACCGTGCGCCAGCCGGTCAAAGTGGACAACGAGCTCTACGTCCGCGACTACGGGAAATGCATCCAGTGCTACAAATGCGTCGACGCGTGCGGCGAGCAGTGGCAGAACACGTTCGCCATCACCATGGCGGGGCGCGGTTTCGACGCGCGGATCTCGACGGAGTTCGCGAACCCGCTGCCGGACAGCGCGTGTGTCTACTGTGGAAACTGCGTCGAGGTCTGCCCGACCGGCGCGCTGAGTTTCAAACGCGAGCACGACAAGCGCGAGGACGGTACCTGGGACGAGTCGCGGCAGACCGCCACGACCACCATCTGCACCTTCTGCGGGGTCGGCTGCTCCTTGACGCTGCACGTCCAGGACAACGAGATCGTCAAGGTGACCTCGCCCCACGAGAGTTCGGTGACCCACGGGAACCTCTGCATCAAGGGTCGCTTCGGCTGGCAGCACGTCCAGAACCGCTGA